The Streptomyces laurentii genome contains a region encoding:
- a CDS encoding ribosome recycling factor (Evidence 2a : Function of homologous gene experimentally demonstrated in an other organism; PubMedId : 12480895, 12682299, 14586115, 9862121; Product type f : factor;~Ribosome recycling factor (RRF). Ribosome recycling factor dissociates the posttermination complex, composed of the ribosome, deacylated tRNA, and mRNA, after termination of translation. Thus ribosomes are 'recycled' and ready for another...; cd00520;~hinge region;~identified by MetaGeneAnnotator; putative;~ribosome recycling factor [Streptomyces cattleya NRRL 8057 = DSM46488];~ribosome recycling factor; Reviewed; PRK00083), whose product MVIEETLLEAEEKMEKAVVVAKEDFAAIRTGRAHPAMFNKIVADYYGAITPINQLASFSVPEPRMAVVTPFDKSALRNIEQAIRDSDLGVNPSNDGSIIRVVFPELTQERRKEFIKVARGKAEDSKVSIRSVRRKAKEAIDKLVKDGEVGEDDGRRAEKELDDLTAKHVAQVDELLKHKEAELLEV is encoded by the coding sequence GTGGTGATCGAAGAGACCCTCCTCGAGGCCGAGGAAAAGATGGAGAAGGCCGTCGTGGTCGCCAAGGAGGACTTCGCCGCGATCCGCACCGGCCGTGCGCACCCGGCGATGTTCAACAAGATCGTGGCCGACTACTACGGTGCCATCACCCCGATCAATCAGCTGGCGTCGTTCTCCGTTCCGGAGCCGCGCATGGCCGTGGTGACCCCGTTCGACAAGAGCGCGCTGCGCAACATCGAGCAGGCCATCCGCGACTCGGACCTCGGCGTCAACCCGAGCAACGACGGCAGCATCATCCGAGTGGTCTTCCCCGAGCTGACGCAGGAACGCCGCAAGGAGTTCATCAAGGTCGCCCGAGGCAAGGCCGAGGACTCGAAGGTCTCCATCCGTTCCGTGCGCCGCAAGGCCAAGGAGGCCATCGACAAGCTCGTCAAGGACGGCGAGGTCGGCGAGGACGACGGCCGCCGCGCGGAGAAGGAGCTCGACGACCTCACCGCGAAGCACGTGGCGCAGGTCGACGAGCTGCTCAAGCACAAGGAAGCCGAGCTCCTCGAGGTCTGA
- a CDS encoding phosphatidate cytidylyltransferase (CDP-diglyceride synthetase [Lipid metabolism]; COG0575;~Cytidylyltransferase family; pfam01148;~Phosphatidate cytidylyltransferase [Streptomyces venezuelae ATCC10712];~identified by MetaGeneAnnotator; putative), protein MNESSWGAPAGSGHPGPYQGPAPAGPAHAHDGHPVTQTRPLLVVSEVPAGDDQDVHGRGAAQPGGPSPRDHAFPDPATPQGHGFPQGVGFPRNPAFPQEPGPGYGPGPGPGYAPGPGHGPGFGPGREPGHGPGHGPGQEQGFRYDPAYPAPAHAHASPPEPGPGEPGFHPSAPHDQTPPHEHPQEPMSSPSQPPAATPPPRRQQSRQKKSAGRDLGAAIGVGVGLGAVIIASLFIWKPAFVAVVVVAVVVGLWELTSRLKERKEIKAPLIPLAVGGAAMVVAGYVRGAEGAFVATALTALAVLVWRMIEPPEGYLKDVTAGVFALFYVPFLATFVTMLLTPDDGPWRVLTFLLLTVVSDTGAYAVGWRFGKNKLAPRISPGKTREGLAGAIAFTMAAGALCMEFLIDDGVWWQGLLLGLAVAASATLGDLGESMIKRDLGIKDMGTLLPGHGGIMDRLDSLLPSAPVVWLLLALFVGTG, encoded by the coding sequence ATGAACGAGTCATCCTGGGGGGCCCCGGCCGGATCCGGTCATCCGGGGCCCTACCAGGGGCCTGCCCCGGCGGGTCCCGCCCACGCCCACGACGGGCACCCGGTGACGCAGACGCGGCCTCTGCTCGTCGTGTCCGAGGTGCCCGCCGGCGACGACCAGGACGTTCACGGCCGGGGGGCCGCCCAGCCGGGCGGTCCCTCGCCGCGTGACCACGCGTTCCCGGACCCCGCGACCCCGCAGGGCCACGGCTTCCCGCAGGGGGTCGGATTCCCGCGGAATCCGGCGTTCCCGCAGGAGCCGGGGCCGGGATACGGACCGGGGCCGGGACCGGGATACGCGCCGGGCCCGGGCCACGGTCCGGGATTCGGACCCGGCCGGGAGCCCGGACACGGACCCGGTCACGGACCGGGCCAGGAGCAGGGATTCCGGTACGACCCGGCGTACCCGGCACCGGCCCACGCGCACGCGTCGCCGCCCGAGCCGGGACCCGGTGAACCGGGGTTCCACCCGAGCGCGCCGCACGACCAGACGCCGCCGCACGAGCACCCGCAGGAGCCCATGTCCAGCCCCTCCCAGCCGCCCGCGGCCACGCCCCCGCCCCGGCGGCAGCAGTCGCGGCAGAAGAAGAGCGCGGGCCGTGACCTGGGCGCGGCGATAGGAGTCGGCGTCGGCCTCGGCGCCGTCATCATCGCCTCCCTCTTCATCTGGAAGCCGGCCTTCGTCGCCGTCGTCGTCGTGGCGGTCGTCGTCGGCCTGTGGGAGCTGACCTCCCGGCTGAAGGAACGCAAGGAGATCAAGGCCCCCCTGATCCCGCTCGCCGTCGGCGGCGCCGCCATGGTCGTCGCCGGATACGTGCGCGGTGCCGAGGGCGCCTTTGTCGCCACCGCGCTCACCGCGCTCGCGGTCCTCGTCTGGCGGATGATCGAACCGCCCGAGGGCTATCTGAAGGACGTCACGGCGGGCGTGTTCGCCCTGTTCTACGTGCCGTTCCTGGCGACGTTCGTGACGATGCTGCTGACCCCGGACGACGGCCCGTGGCGGGTGCTCACCTTCCTGTTGCTGACCGTGGTCAGCGACACCGGCGCGTACGCGGTCGGCTGGCGCTTCGGCAAGAACAAGCTCGCCCCGCGCATCAGCCCCGGCAAGACCCGCGAGGGCCTGGCCGGCGCCATCGCCTTCACGATGGCGGCGGGCGCCCTGTGCATGGAGTTCCTGATCGACGACGGCGTGTGGTGGCAGGGCCTGCTGCTCGGCCTCGCGGTCGCGGCCAGCGCCACGCTCGGCGACCTCGGCGAGTCGATGATCAAGCGGGACCTCGGCATCAAGGACATGGGCACGCTGCTCCCCGGGCACGGCGGCATCATGGACCGGCTCGACTCGCTCCTGCCGTCGGCGCCGGTGGTGTGGCTGCTGCTGGCGCTCTTCGTGGGCACCGGTTGA
- a CDS encoding ribosomal RNA large subunit methyltransferase N (FeS/SAM binding site;~Radical SAM superfamily. Enzymes ofthis family generate radicals by combining a 4Fe-4S cluster and S-adenosylmethionine (SAM) in close proximity. They are characterized by aconserved CxxxCxxC motif, which coordinates the conserved iron-sulfur cluster; cd01335;~identified by MetaGeneAnnotator; putative;~ribosomal RNA large subunit methyltransferase N [Amycolatopsis mediterranei U32];~ribosomal RNA large subunit methyltransferase N; Provisional), protein MARPLPGELTFVAPRGAKQPPRHLADLTPAERKEAVAAIGEKPFRAKQLSTHYFARYAHDPAEWTDIPAASREKLAGELLPDLMSVVRHVSCDDDTTRKTLWKLHDGTLVESVLMRYPDRVTMCISSQAGCGMNCPFCATGQAGLDRNLSTAEIVHQIVDGMRALRDGEVPGGPARLSNIVFMGMGEPLANYKRVVGAIRRLTDPEPDGLGLSQRGITVSTVGLVPAIHRFADEGFKCRLAVSLHAPDDELRDTLVPVNTRWKVREVLDAAWEYAEKSGRRVSIEYALIRDINDQAWRGDLLGRLLKGGGTSGGARGRVHVNLIPLNPTPGSKWTASRPEDEKAFVEAIAAHGVPVTVRDTRGQEIDGACGQLAASER, encoded by the coding sequence GTGGCCCGTCCACTTCCCGGAGAACTGACCTTCGTCGCCCCCCGCGGGGCCAAGCAGCCCCCGCGGCACCTGGCCGATCTCACGCCCGCCGAGCGCAAGGAAGCGGTCGCCGCGATCGGCGAGAAGCCGTTCCGCGCCAAGCAGCTGTCCACGCACTACTTCGCCCGGTACGCGCACGACCCGGCCGAGTGGACCGACATCCCCGCCGCGTCCCGCGAGAAGCTGGCCGGCGAGCTGCTGCCCGATCTGATGTCGGTCGTCCGGCACGTGTCCTGCGACGACGACACCACCCGCAAGACGCTGTGGAAGCTGCACGACGGCACCCTCGTCGAGTCGGTCCTGATGCGCTACCCGGACCGGGTCACCATGTGCATCTCCTCGCAGGCCGGCTGCGGCATGAACTGCCCGTTCTGCGCCACCGGCCAGGCCGGCCTGGACCGCAACCTGTCGACGGCGGAGATCGTCCACCAGATCGTCGACGGCATGCGCGCGCTGCGCGACGGCGAGGTCCCGGGCGGACCGGCCCGGCTGTCGAACATCGTCTTCATGGGCATGGGCGAGCCGCTCGCCAACTACAAGCGGGTCGTCGGCGCCATCCGCCGCCTCACCGACCCGGAGCCCGACGGCCTCGGCCTGTCGCAGCGCGGCATCACCGTCTCCACCGTCGGTCTCGTCCCGGCCATCCACCGCTTCGCCGACGAGGGCTTCAAGTGCCGGCTCGCCGTGTCGCTGCACGCGCCCGACGACGAGCTGCGCGACACCCTCGTCCCCGTCAACACCCGCTGGAAGGTCCGCGAGGTCCTCGACGCGGCCTGGGAGTACGCGGAGAAGTCCGGCCGCCGGGTCTCCATCGAGTACGCGCTGATCCGCGACATCAACGACCAGGCGTGGCGCGGCGACCTGCTCGGCCGGCTGCTCAAGGGTGGGGGTACCTCCGGCGGAGCCAGGGGGAGGGTGCACGTCAACCTCATCCCGCTGAACCCGACGCCCGGCTCGAAGTGGACCGCGTCCCGTCCCGAGGACGAGAAGGCGTTCGTGGAGGCCATCGCCGCCCACGGCGTTCCGGTCACCGTCCGTGACACCCGCGGCCAGGAGATCGACGGCGCCTGCGGGCAGCTGGCCGCCTCCGAGCGCTGA
- a CDS encoding ABC transporter substrate-binding protein (ABC transporter substrate-binding protein [Streptomyces albus J1074];~ABC-type thiamine transport system, periplasmic component [Coenzyme metabolism]; COG4143;~Bacterial extracellular solute-binding protein; cl17199;~identified by MetaGeneAnnotator; putative), whose product MHTKMSSRKLAAVALVSALGVTTLAACGGGADGGKDEAGGGKTGGKTVTLVSHDSFSASKEVLAAFTKQTGYTVKVLKSGDAGAAVNKEILTKGSPQGDVFFGVDNTLLSRALDNGIFTPYEAKGLDRVPDALQLDKAEHRVTPIDSGDICVNYDKAYFASKKLAPPQTFDDLAKPAYKDLLVVENPERSSPGLGFLLGTAAHYGDGGWADYWKKLKDNGVKTVDSWELAYNQEFSGSAGGKKAKGDRPLVVSYASSPPVEVLYADPQPKTAPTGVATGTCFRQTEFAGLLDGARNPEGGKALLDFLISKKFQDDLPLQMFVNPVTNDATLPALFTTHGAVVDKPETMEPKKIADNRDPWIQQWTSLVLK is encoded by the coding sequence GTGCACACCAAGATGAGCAGCCGCAAGCTGGCCGCCGTCGCGCTCGTGAGCGCGCTCGGTGTCACCACCCTCGCCGCGTGCGGTGGCGGTGCGGACGGGGGCAAGGACGAGGCCGGCGGCGGCAAGACGGGCGGCAAGACCGTCACGCTCGTCAGCCACGACTCCTTCAGCGCCTCCAAGGAGGTGCTCGCCGCCTTCACGAAGCAGACCGGTTACACGGTCAAGGTCCTCAAGAGCGGCGACGCCGGCGCGGCCGTCAACAAGGAGATCCTGACCAAGGGTTCCCCGCAGGGCGACGTCTTCTTCGGTGTCGACAACACCCTGCTGTCCCGCGCCCTCGACAACGGCATCTTCACCCCGTACGAGGCGAAGGGCCTGGACCGGGTCCCCGACGCCCTCCAGCTCGACAAGGCCGAGCACCGGGTCACCCCGATCGACTCGGGCGACATCTGCGTCAACTACGACAAGGCGTACTTCGCGAGCAAGAAGCTCGCCCCGCCGCAGACCTTCGACGACCTGGCGAAGCCCGCGTACAAGGATCTGCTCGTCGTCGAGAACCCCGAGCGCTCCTCCCCGGGCCTCGGCTTCCTGCTCGGCACCGCCGCCCACTACGGCGACGGCGGCTGGGCCGACTACTGGAAGAAGCTGAAGGACAACGGCGTCAAGACGGTCGACAGCTGGGAGCTTGCCTACAACCAGGAGTTCTCCGGTTCGGCCGGCGGCAAGAAGGCCAAGGGCGACCGTCCGCTCGTCGTCTCCTACGCCTCCTCCCCGCCGGTCGAGGTGCTGTACGCCGACCCGCAGCCGAAGACCGCGCCGACCGGCGTGGCCACCGGCACCTGCTTCCGGCAGACCGAGTTCGCGGGCCTGCTGGACGGGGCGCGGAACCCGGAGGGCGGCAAGGCGCTCCTCGACTTCCTGATCTCCAAGAAGTTCCAGGACGACCTGCCGCTGCAGATGTTCGTCAACCCGGTCACGAACGACGCGACGCTTCCCGCCCTGTTCACCACGCACGGCGCGGTCGTCGACAAGCCGGAGACGATGGAGCCGAAGAAGATCGCCGACAACCGTGACCCGTGGATCCAGCAGTGGACCTCGCTCGTCCTGAAGTGA
- a CDS encoding ABC transporter integral membrane protein (ABC transporter integral membrane protein [Streptomyces albus J1074];~ABC-type Fe3+ transport system, permease component [Inorganicion transport andmetabolism]; COG1178;~Transmembrane subunit (TM) foundin Periplasmic Binding Protein (PBP)-dependent ATP-Binding Cassette (ABC) transporters which generally bind type 2 PBPs. These types of transporters consist of a PBP, two TMs, and two cytoplasmic ABC ATPase subunits, and...; cl00427;~identified by MetaGeneAnnotator; putative) produces the protein MTRTAPGRGGNAARLGLMLLPVAFFALFFAWPVASIVGRGLRPDGQWAFGRFGETLTRPDILDVLWFTLWQALASTALTLLVALPGAYVFARLEFPGKRLLRAVVTVPFVLPTVMVGTAFLALVGRRGLLDELWGLRLDTGVWAILLAHVFFNYAVVVRTVGGLWAQLDPRQEEAARVLGASRLRAWRTVTLPALGPAVASAAVMVFLFTASSFGIVQILGGPAYSTLETEIYRQTADRLQLSTAAVLTLVQFAAVGAILALHARTVRRRETALKLVPAERTARRPRGAGQWALLGGVLLSVALLILAPLAVLVERSFATPDGYGLDYYRALQSVDDSGTFLVPMTDTLVNSLRYALAATAIAVVIGGLAAAALTRRGSGRLVRGFDALLMLPLGVSAVTVGFGFLITLDEPPLDLRASWILVPLAQALVGVPFVVRIMLPVLRAVDDRLREAAAVLGASPWRAWREVDLPLVRRALLIAAGFAFAVSLGEFGATVFIARPDNPTLPVAVARLLGRPGDLNYGQAMALSTILMVVCAVSLLLLERLRTDRTTGEF, from the coding sequence GTGACCCGGACCGCCCCGGGGCGCGGGGGGAACGCGGCGCGGCTCGGGCTGATGCTGCTGCCCGTCGCGTTCTTCGCGCTGTTCTTCGCCTGGCCCGTCGCCTCCATCGTGGGGCGCGGGCTCCGGCCGGACGGGCAGTGGGCGTTCGGCCGGTTCGGCGAGACGCTGACCCGGCCGGACATCCTCGACGTGCTGTGGTTCACGCTGTGGCAGGCCCTCGCCTCCACCGCGCTCACCCTGCTCGTCGCGCTGCCCGGCGCGTATGTGTTCGCGCGCCTGGAATTTCCCGGCAAGCGGCTGCTGCGCGCCGTCGTCACCGTGCCGTTCGTGCTGCCCACCGTCATGGTGGGTACGGCGTTCCTCGCCCTGGTCGGCCGGCGCGGGCTGCTCGACGAGCTGTGGGGGCTACGGCTCGACACCGGCGTGTGGGCGATCCTCCTCGCCCATGTCTTCTTCAACTACGCGGTCGTCGTCCGCACCGTCGGCGGTCTGTGGGCGCAGCTCGACCCGCGTCAGGAGGAGGCCGCGCGGGTCCTCGGCGCGTCGCGGCTACGGGCCTGGCGGACGGTGACGCTGCCCGCGCTCGGGCCGGCCGTGGCCTCCGCCGCGGTCATGGTGTTCCTGTTCACCGCGAGCTCGTTCGGCATCGTGCAGATCCTCGGCGGCCCCGCGTACTCCACGCTGGAGACCGAGATCTACCGGCAGACCGCCGACCGGCTCCAGCTGTCCACGGCCGCCGTCCTCACCCTCGTGCAGTTCGCGGCGGTCGGCGCGATCCTCGCCCTGCACGCCCGGACGGTACGGCGCCGGGAGACCGCGCTGAAGCTCGTCCCGGCGGAGCGGACCGCGCGCCGGCCGCGCGGTGCCGGCCAGTGGGCGCTGCTCGGCGGCGTACTCCTGTCGGTCGCGCTGCTGATCCTCGCCCCGCTCGCCGTCCTCGTCGAGCGTTCCTTCGCCACCCCGGACGGCTACGGGCTCGACTACTACCGGGCGTTGCAGTCCGTCGACGACAGCGGCACCTTCCTCGTACCGATGACCGACACCCTGGTCAACTCCCTGCGGTACGCGCTCGCCGCCACCGCGATCGCCGTCGTCATCGGCGGCCTCGCCGCCGCCGCGCTCACCCGGCGCGGATCCGGGCGGCTCGTGCGCGGCTTCGACGCGCTGCTGATGCTGCCGCTCGGGGTGTCCGCCGTCACCGTCGGCTTCGGCTTCCTCATCACCCTCGACGAACCGCCGCTGGACCTGCGCGCCAGCTGGATCCTGGTGCCGCTCGCGCAGGCCCTGGTCGGGGTCCCCTTCGTCGTACGGATCATGCTGCCGGTGCTGCGGGCCGTGGACGACCGGCTGCGGGAGGCCGCCGCCGTGCTCGGGGCGTCGCCGTGGCGGGCCTGGCGCGAGGTCGACCTGCCGCTGGTGCGGCGGGCGCTGCTCATCGCCGCCGGGTTCGCCTTCGCCGTGTCCCTCGGCGAGTTCGGCGCGACGGTGTTCATCGCCCGCCCCGACAACCCGACCCTGCCGGTCGCCGTCGCCCGGCTGCTCGGCCGGCCCGGCGACCTCAACTACGGCCAGGCCATGGCCCTTTCGACGATCCTGATGGTGGTGTGCGCGGTGTCCCTGCTGCTGCTCGAACGGCTGCGCACCGACCGGACGACGGGGGAGTTCTGA
- a CDS encoding Fe(3+) ions import ATP-binding protein fbpC (ABC transporter signature motif;~ABC-type spermidine/putrescine transport systems, ATPase components [Aminoacid transportand metabolism]; COG3842;~ATP binding site [chemical binding];~D-loop;~Fe(3+) ions import ATP-binding protein fbpC [Streptomyces albus J1074];~H-loop/switch region;~P-loop containing Nucleoside Triphosphate Hydrolases; cl09099;~Q-loop/lid;~TOBE domain; cl01440;~Walker A/P-loop;~Walker B;~identified by MetaGeneAnnotator; putative), with protein MLTLTGATVRFAGRAVLDAVDLDVAEHEIVCVLGPSGSGKSTLLRAVAGLQPLDGGRVLLGGADQAAVPVHRRGVGLMFQDHQLFPQRDVAGNVAFGLRMHGAPKSEQTARVEELLDLVGLPGAGRRAVSALSGGEQQRVALARALAPRPRLLMLDEPLGQLDRGLRERLVVELRRLFGTLGTTVLAVTHDQGEAFALADRIVVMRDGRIAQSGTPLDVWQAPADAFVARFLGFDNIVPATVAGAAATTVWGKIPVPDGAPQGERSLLVRPAGVRLAPSGDGLACRVTARTFRGTRVTVTLQPAEGPFLEAEFGLREAPEGGAEVDVVFEAEDVVVLGPSDT; from the coding sequence ATGCTGACGCTCACCGGCGCGACGGTACGGTTCGCGGGCCGTGCCGTCCTCGACGCCGTCGACCTGGACGTCGCCGAGCACGAGATCGTGTGCGTGCTCGGACCCAGCGGCAGCGGCAAGTCCACGCTGCTGCGGGCCGTCGCCGGACTCCAGCCGCTCGACGGCGGACGGGTCCTGCTCGGCGGCGCCGACCAGGCGGCGGTGCCCGTGCACCGGCGCGGCGTCGGCCTCATGTTCCAGGACCACCAGCTCTTCCCGCAGCGCGACGTCGCCGGCAATGTCGCCTTCGGGCTGCGCATGCACGGGGCTCCGAAGAGCGAACAGACCGCGCGGGTCGAGGAGTTGCTCGACCTCGTCGGCCTGCCCGGCGCCGGACGACGTGCCGTGTCCGCGCTGTCCGGCGGCGAACAGCAGCGTGTCGCCCTCGCCCGCGCCCTCGCGCCCCGCCCTCGACTGCTCATGCTCGACGAGCCCCTCGGCCAGCTCGACCGCGGCCTGCGTGAGCGGCTCGTCGTCGAACTGCGGCGGCTCTTCGGGACGTTGGGGACGACCGTGCTCGCCGTCACCCATGACCAGGGCGAGGCGTTCGCGCTCGCCGACCGGATCGTCGTCATGCGCGACGGGCGGATCGCCCAGTCCGGCACACCGCTCGACGTGTGGCAGGCGCCCGCGGACGCGTTCGTCGCCCGCTTCCTCGGCTTCGACAACATCGTCCCCGCCACCGTCGCCGGTGCCGCGGCCACCACCGTCTGGGGCAAGATCCCCGTCCCCGACGGCGCTCCGCAGGGCGAGCGCTCCCTCCTCGTCCGCCCCGCCGGCGTCCGTCTCGCCCCGTCCGGCGACGGTCTCGCCTGCCGGGTCACCGCCCGCACCTTCCGCGGCACCCGCGTCACCGTCACCCTCCAGCCCGCCGAAGGGCCCTTTCTGGAGGCCGAGTTCGGCCTGCGGGAGGCGCCGGAGGGCGGCGCGGAGGTGGACGTGGTGTTCGAGGCGGAGGACGTGGTCGTGCTCGGCCCCTCCGATACGTAG
- a CDS encoding hypothetical protein (identified by MetaGeneAnnotator; putative;~sequence version:1): MCTGCGAALTAPVARVPLPPEAHGRYGHVPMPPLMEPGTYAVDPVPSGPPYRKWEAVGEAEAAARGLFAPVWPVSFGRAGRIVTAPGDTRGTVLIPEHSGDACLGMCAGERPNMACAACGLLVASREDDCGIWQAVWMEPDAVRRVPTGLPVPAPVFTPAPPDTPAGGRHDRWSAAAGAALAHLLAASGGDRLELPGGYADLMVARALGRLLPADGPARRVGLVGDGDPDIAFVPYSAPDAGTAIPVPLPDGIWACLALPGETSPLPASGTLPAGVLRDDYPLPDHPTGTVSPDRAVFLRTLARMPAVRRPWLRALYDRVWVDHVPL; this comes from the coding sequence GTGTGTACGGGGTGTGGGGCGGCCCTGACGGCCCCGGTGGCGCGGGTCCCGCTTCCGCCGGAGGCCCACGGCCGCTACGGGCACGTCCCGATGCCGCCGCTGATGGAGCCGGGGACGTACGCGGTGGATCCGGTGCCGTCGGGCCCTCCGTACCGGAAGTGGGAGGCCGTCGGGGAGGCGGAGGCGGCGGCCCGGGGGCTGTTCGCGCCGGTCTGGCCCGTGTCCTTCGGCCGGGCGGGGCGGATCGTGACCGCGCCGGGCGACACCCGCGGCACGGTACTGATCCCCGAGCACTCCGGCGATGCCTGCCTGGGCATGTGCGCCGGGGAGCGGCCGAACATGGCGTGCGCCGCGTGCGGGCTCCTGGTGGCGTCCCGGGAGGACGACTGCGGCATATGGCAGGCGGTGTGGATGGAGCCGGACGCGGTACGCCGGGTGCCGACCGGCCTGCCCGTCCCGGCCCCGGTGTTCACGCCGGCCCCGCCGGACACCCCGGCCGGCGGCCGGCACGACCGCTGGTCGGCGGCCGCGGGCGCGGCGCTCGCCCATCTGCTCGCGGCCTCGGGCGGCGACCGGCTCGAACTGCCGGGCGGCTACGCCGACCTGATGGTCGCGCGGGCACTCGGCCGGCTGCTCCCGGCGGACGGGCCGGCGCGCCGTGTGGGACTGGTGGGCGACGGGGACCCTGACATCGCGTTCGTCCCGTACAGCGCACCCGACGCCGGCACCGCGATCCCCGTCCCACTGCCCGACGGCATCTGGGCCTGTCTCGCGCTGCCCGGGGAGACGTCCCCTCTCCCCGCGTCGGGCACGCTGCCGGCCGGGGTGCTGCGCGACGACTATCCGCTGCCCGACCACCCCACGGGGACCGTCTCCCCCGACCGGGCCGTGTTCCTGCGGACGCTGGCCCGGATGCCGGCGGTCCGCCGGCCGTGGCTGCGGGCGCTGTACGACCGGGTGTGGGTGGACCACGTACCGCTGTGA
- a CDS encoding rossmann fold nucleotide-binding protein (KEGG: kse:Ksed_11250 predicted Rossmann fold nucleotide-binding protein; SPTR: uncharacterized protein; PFAM: Possible lysine decarboxylase;~Rossmann fold nucleotide-binding protein [Intrasporangium calvum DSM43043];~identified by MetaGeneAnnotator; putative) — MGIPTWFYGREPPNAFASQVAKYFANAIREDGLPARSTAGVVFLPGAAGTVQEIFDDATPNERKIRARRRAGPGQNPRRWMSSCVRGVGRP, encoded by the coding sequence GTGGGCATCCCGACCTGGTTCTACGGCCGCGAGCCGCCGAACGCCTTCGCGTCCCAGGTGGCCAAGTACTTCGCCAACGCGATCCGCGAGGACGGCCTGCCGGCGCGCTCCACGGCGGGGGTCGTCTTCCTGCCGGGCGCGGCCGGCACCGTGCAGGAGATCTTCGACGACGCGACGCCGAATGAGCGGAAAATCCGCGCGCGCCGCCGGGCCGGCCCGGGGCAGAATCCACGGCGATGGATGTCTTCGTGTGTACGGGGTGTGGGGCGGCCCTGA